One Alkalinema sp. FACHB-956 DNA segment encodes these proteins:
- a CDS encoding Calvin cycle protein CP12, translated as MSDIQQQIEQERDNARTVCDVSGANSKECAAAWDAVEELQAEASHQRQVKPQTTFEKYCDENPEAAECRIYED; from the coding sequence ATGAGCGACATTCAACAACAAATTGAGCAAGAGCGCGATAATGCTCGCACGGTCTGTGATGTCAGTGGCGCGAATTCCAAAGAATGTGCCGCCGCTTGGGATGCGGTTGAAGAACTGCAAGCTGAAGCTTCTCACCAGCGCCAAGTCAAACCTCAAACCACGTTTGAAAAGTACTGTGATGAAAATCCGGAAGCCGCAGAATGCCGGATTTACGAGGACTAA